In the genome of Enterococcus hirae ATCC 9790, one region contains:
- a CDS encoding helix-turn-helix domain-containing protein, protein MTNHSSLIRKLRKERGLTQEQLTRGISQRGTLAAFESRGTKISFELLVNYLERMNITLEEYQFLLNSNSLTNKQKLTNYLISSKKITHEQELELLNEYEKTGSIYYRLIYAQRKLIMNYLYNHTDTNLKIEEEIFVIKNYLEKIETWGHFELTIFSNCLFIFDDQYIIHLFQTSVSKMKTYIDATYYSELFSNFILNGLRLSFNRHSAILRKLFLCELKRLTQNHKQSVDLAQYKLFAALDRLADGDHSAISEIEKGLRFFEWLDLTNAKEYFSNLKNSLIESSLQNKAN, encoded by the coding sequence ATGACTAACCATTCGTCTCTGATTCGTAAGTTAAGAAAAGAACGTGGCTTAACACAAGAACAGTTGACACGAGGTATCTCACAACGAGGAACCCTTGCTGCGTTTGAATCAAGAGGAACAAAGATCAGTTTTGAACTATTAGTTAACTACCTTGAACGAATGAACATTACTTTAGAAGAGTATCAATTTCTTCTTAATAGCAATTCACTTACGAATAAACAAAAATTGACCAACTATCTCATCTCATCCAAAAAAATCACTCACGAACAAGAATTAGAACTACTAAACGAATACGAAAAAACAGGCAGCATCTACTATCGTTTGATTTATGCCCAACGAAAATTGATTATGAACTACCTCTACAACCATACTGATACCAATTTGAAAATAGAAGAAGAAATTTTTGTGATCAAAAATTATCTTGAAAAAATTGAAACCTGGGGACATTTTGAACTAACGATTTTTTCAAACTGTTTGTTTATTTTTGATGATCAATACATCATCCATCTCTTTCAAACCAGTGTATCAAAAATGAAAACGTACATAGACGCTACCTACTATTCAGAACTTTTCTCTAATTTTATTCTTAATGGTTTACGCCTCTCATTTAACCGTCATTCTGCGATTCTTAGAAAACTTTTTCTATGCGAACTGAAAAGATTAACGCAAAACCACAAACAGTCAGTTGATCTTGCCCAGTATAAATTATTTGCGGCTTTGGATCGATTAGCAGATGGCGATCATTCAGCCATCTCGGAAATCGAAAAGGGTCTTCGTTTTTTTGAGTGGTTAGATTTGACTAATGCTAAAGAATATTTTAGCAATCTCAAAAATTCATTGATTGAAAGCAGTTTACAAAACAAAGCTAATTAA
- a CDS encoding fibronectin type III domain-containing protein, with protein MKKKLVLFSVGVFSAIVSGGTTVFAADAADTMPDLANKQIAVGYYHNWQAEQGAGYQGGRPADIDLAKINPFYNVVTVSFMKGEGIPTFKPYNMTDQAFREKVATLNAQGRAVIISLGGADSHIELHRGQEQAFANEIIRLVEVYGFDGLDIDLEQTAVAAGDNQTVIPAALKIVREHYKKENKHFIISMAPEFPYLRTNGAYVPYITALQNEYDFIAPKLYNQAGDGISVGTEWIAQNNDNKKYEFLYGISKSFNEGSGGFIQIPASKLALGIPANEDAAANGYVKDPSKVYQVFEQMTKDQTPLKGIMTWSVNWDEGRNKAGIAYNQSFANAYQGLFKEQVPDTEKPSKPENLKGTATQSSISLSWSASTDNVRVSHYNIYQNKQLIGTSNTTNYTVSNLSPDTTYSFTVEAVDTSGNRSTSSDVLTIRIQAGSQLPAPSMPTGLVVKGVSQNSVTLGWSANDPKEEVIGYEIYRNGTLVTITKSPTFVDTGLTPDTTYTYQIAAVNISGISKKSQQVTAKTTADNQAEEWKIGKLYNIGDIVTYKGNLYRCRNIHMGQIGWEPDVALALWLKIS; from the coding sequence ATGAAGAAAAAACTAGTATTATTTTCTGTAGGTGTGTTTAGTGCAATAGTAAGTGGAGGTACGACGGTTTTTGCAGCTGATGCAGCAGACACGATGCCTGACCTCGCGAATAAACAAATTGCAGTCGGATACTATCATAACTGGCAAGCGGAACAAGGCGCAGGCTATCAAGGAGGTCGTCCAGCCGACATTGATTTGGCCAAAATAAATCCTTTTTACAATGTAGTGACGGTTTCGTTTATGAAAGGAGAAGGGATTCCTACTTTTAAACCTTATAATATGACGGATCAGGCCTTTCGTGAAAAAGTAGCAACATTGAATGCGCAAGGGCGAGCAGTCATTATTTCTCTAGGAGGAGCAGATTCACATATTGAATTACATCGTGGCCAGGAACAAGCTTTTGCGAATGAAATCATTCGGTTAGTAGAAGTATATGGCTTTGATGGATTAGATATTGATTTGGAACAAACTGCGGTGGCTGCTGGGGATAATCAAACAGTCATTCCGGCGGCATTAAAAATCGTTCGTGAGCATTACAAGAAAGAAAACAAACATTTTATTATCTCAATGGCGCCTGAATTTCCATACTTAAGAACAAATGGAGCATATGTACCATATATTACAGCTTTACAAAATGAATATGACTTTATTGCCCCTAAATTGTATAATCAAGCAGGCGATGGGATCAGTGTTGGGACGGAATGGATTGCCCAAAACAATGACAATAAAAAGTATGAATTTTTGTACGGGATTTCAAAATCATTTAATGAAGGAAGCGGTGGCTTTATCCAAATTCCGGCAAGTAAACTAGCTCTAGGGATCCCAGCTAACGAAGATGCCGCAGCGAATGGCTATGTTAAAGATCCTTCAAAGGTCTACCAAGTATTTGAACAAATGACAAAAGATCAAACGCCATTAAAAGGAATCATGACATGGAGTGTCAATTGGGACGAGGGCAGAAATAAAGCTGGGATTGCCTATAATCAGTCGTTTGCGAATGCTTATCAAGGATTGTTCAAAGAGCAAGTACCAGATACTGAGAAACCTTCTAAACCAGAAAATTTAAAAGGAACTGCAACGCAATCAAGCATTTCATTAAGCTGGTCAGCTTCTACTGATAATGTGCGTGTTTCTCATTATAATATTTATCAAAACAAACAACTCATTGGCACTAGTAACACAACCAATTATACGGTGAGCAACTTATCCCCTGACACAACCTATTCATTTACGGTTGAAGCAGTCGATACATCAGGAAATCGCTCAACATCGTCTGACGTATTAACGATCAGAATACAAGCTGGTTCACAATTACCAGCCCCTTCGATGCCAACTGGTTTAGTAGTAAAAGGTGTATCGCAAAACTCTGTGACACTCGGTTGGTCTGCAAATGATCCGAAAGAAGAGGTCATCGGCTATGAAATCTATCGAAATGGAACGCTAGTGACAATAACGAAGTCACCAACTTTCGTAGATACTGGTTTAACTCCTGACACAACGTATACTTATCAAATAGCAGCTGTTAACATTTCTGGTATTTCTAAGAAAAGTCAACAAGTGACAGCGAAAACGACAGCAGATAATCAAGCAGAAGAATGGAAAATTGGGAAATTATATAATATCGGTGATATTGTGACCTATAAAGGAAATCTTTACCGTTGTCGTAACATCCACATGGGACAAATCGGTTGGGAACCTGATGTAGCTTTAGCATTATGGCTGAAGATCAGTTAA
- a CDS encoding NAD(P)H-dependent glycerol-3-phosphate dehydrogenase, with product MKQKIAVLGPGSWGTALAQTLAENGHDVRIWGNVPEQIDEMNQYHTNKQFLPNLKISETIIGYKELAEAVKDVDAVLFVVPTKAIRSVAQELIEKMNTKPIIIHASKGLEQGTHKRISEVIAEEIPEEKRKAIVVLSGPSHAEEVAVHDITTITAASIDQQAAIYVQDLFMNDYFRIYTNNDVIGVETGAALKNIIAIGAGAIHGLGFGDDAKAAIMTRGLAEISRLGVAMGANPLTFIGLSGVGDLIVTCTSVHSRNWRAGNLLGQGHKLEEVLENMGMVVEGVSTTKAAVELAEQLGVEMPITQTIYNVLYNGEDIKQAAKEIMLRDGKIENEFSLS from the coding sequence ATGAAACAAAAAATTGCAGTTTTAGGCCCAGGCTCTTGGGGGACTGCTTTAGCGCAAACCTTAGCAGAAAACGGACATGATGTTCGTATTTGGGGAAATGTTCCTGAACAAATCGATGAAATGAATCAGTATCATACAAATAAACAATTTTTACCTAACCTAAAAATTTCCGAAACGATTATCGGTTATAAAGAATTAGCAGAAGCAGTGAAGGATGTCGATGCGGTTTTATTCGTTGTACCAACGAAAGCCATTCGTTCAGTTGCTCAAGAATTGATTGAGAAAATGAATACTAAACCAATCATCATTCATGCAAGTAAAGGGTTAGAGCAAGGAACACATAAACGCATTTCTGAAGTTATTGCTGAAGAGATTCCAGAGGAAAAAAGAAAGGCAATCGTCGTGCTTTCTGGACCAAGCCACGCGGAAGAAGTTGCTGTTCATGATATTACGACCATTACTGCTGCAAGCATTGATCAGCAAGCGGCAATCTATGTGCAAGATCTGTTCATGAATGATTATTTTAGAATTTATACGAATAATGATGTCATCGGAGTTGAAACGGGTGCGGCTTTAAAAAATATCATTGCTATCGGTGCTGGTGCCATCCATGGATTAGGTTTTGGTGATGATGCAAAAGCGGCGATCATGACTCGAGGATTAGCGGAGATTAGCCGTCTAGGAGTGGCAATGGGTGCCAATCCATTGACATTTATTGGCTTGAGTGGTGTAGGTGACTTAATCGTGACTTGTACAAGTGTCCATTCTCGTAACTGGCGAGCAGGAAATTTGCTTGGTCAAGGACATAAATTAGAAGAAGTACTTGAGAATATGGGAATGGTGGTTGAAGGAGTCTCTACTACTAAAGCTGCGGTTGAATTAGCGGAACAACTAGGGGTAGAGATGCCGATCACACAGACAATCTACAATGTATTATATAATGGAGAAGACATCAAACAAGCAGCCAAAGAAATCATGTTGCGAGATGGTAAAATAGAGAATGAATTTTCATTAAGCTAA
- the galU gene encoding UTP--glucose-1-phosphate uridylyltransferase GalU, with protein MKVKKAIIPAGGLGTRFLPATKAMAKEMLPIVDKPTIQFIVEEALKSGIEDILIVTGKEKRPIEDHFDANLELELNLREKGKLDLLSTIKETEAVNLHFIRQSYPKGLGHAVLQAKAFVGDEPFVVMLGDDLMVDQVPLTKQLMMDFEETHSSTIAVMEVLPEDTGKYGIIDPGEEEKTGLYRVRKMVEKPTPQEAPSNLAIIGRYLLTPDIFPILETQTPGAGNEIQLTDAIDTLNRHQKVYARNFKGRRYDVGDKYGYMRTNIDYGLQHPEIGATLKEYLIQLSKEL; from the coding sequence ATGAAAGTTAAGAAAGCAATCATACCTGCAGGTGGTTTAGGCACGCGTTTTTTACCTGCGACAAAAGCAATGGCTAAAGAAATGCTTCCTATTGTTGACAAACCAACGATCCAATTCATTGTTGAAGAAGCATTAAAATCTGGGATTGAAGATATTTTAATTGTTACTGGGAAAGAAAAACGTCCGATCGAAGATCATTTTGATGCTAACCTTGAATTGGAATTAAATCTGCGTGAGAAGGGAAAACTCGATTTATTAAGTACCATCAAGGAAACAGAAGCTGTTAATCTTCATTTTATCCGACAATCTTACCCCAAAGGATTAGGGCATGCAGTTCTTCAGGCCAAAGCATTTGTAGGAGATGAACCATTTGTTGTCATGTTAGGGGACGACTTGATGGTGGATCAAGTCCCTTTGACAAAACAGCTAATGATGGACTTCGAGGAAACTCATTCATCAACGATTGCAGTGATGGAAGTTTTGCCAGAAGATACAGGAAAATATGGAATCATTGATCCTGGAGAGGAAGAAAAAACTGGGTTATATCGAGTAAGAAAAATGGTAGAAAAACCTACTCCTCAAGAGGCGCCTAGTAACCTTGCCATTATTGGACGCTATTTATTAACACCAGACATTTTTCCAATACTCGAAACGCAAACACCAGGTGCGGGCAATGAAATCCAATTAACGGATGCGATTGATACATTAAATCGCCATCAAAAAGTCTATGCAAGAAATTTTAAAGGGAGACGATATGATGTTGGTGATAAATATGGTTACATGCGAACCAATATTGATTATGGGTTACAACATCCAGAAATCGGCGCTACCCTTAAAGAGTATCTGATACAACTTAGTAAAGAGTTATAA